From a single Pseudomonas cremoricolorata genomic region:
- a CDS encoding CoA transferase subunit B: MALTREQMAQRVARELQDGYYVNLGIGIPTLVANYVPAGMDVMLQSENGLLGMGEFPTAETLDPDMINAGKQTVTARRGASVFDSAQSFAMIRGGHVDLTVLGAFEVDVQGNIASWMIPGKLVKGMGGAMDLVAGAENIIVTMTHASKDGESKLLERCSLPLTGAGCIRKVLTDLAYLEIVDGAFVLRETAPGVTVQEVRAKTAGRLIVPDDVQEMSFPADLA; this comes from the coding sequence ATGGCACTGACCCGCGAACAGATGGCGCAACGCGTCGCCCGTGAACTGCAGGATGGTTATTACGTAAACCTGGGCATCGGTATTCCGACCCTGGTGGCGAACTACGTTCCCGCCGGCATGGATGTGATGCTGCAGTCAGAAAATGGCTTGCTCGGCATGGGCGAGTTTCCCACCGCTGAAACCCTTGATCCAGACATGATCAACGCCGGCAAACAGACCGTCACGGCCCGCCGCGGCGCCTCGGTGTTCGATTCGGCGCAGTCGTTCGCGATGATCCGCGGCGGCCATGTCGACCTCACCGTGCTCGGTGCATTCGAAGTGGATGTGCAGGGCAACATCGCTTCGTGGATGATTCCCGGCAAGCTGGTCAAGGGCATGGGCGGGGCCATGGATCTGGTGGCCGGCGCCGAGAACATCATCGTGACCATGACCCACGCCTCCAAGGACGGTGAATCCAAACTGCTCGAGCGCTGCAGCCTGCCGTTGACTGGTGCAGGGTGCATACGCAAGGTGCTGACCGACCTGGCGTACCTGGAAATCGTCGACGGTGCGTTTGTACTGCGCGAAACCGCGCCGGGGGTGACGGTGCAAGAGGTGAGGGCGAAGACCGCAGGGCGACTTATCGTGCCCGACGATGTGCAGGAAATGAGCTTCCCTGCAGACCTTGCCTGA
- the pbpG gene encoding D-alanyl-D-alanine endopeptidase: protein MKTSLSILSLLLLFTGTATLPSTAAAQPPAQVQRDPSSLHLASGSALLIDLNTGKELYSSHAERVRPIASVTKLMTAMVVLDAKLPMDEMLSMTIANNPDMKGIYSRVRLGSELSRRETLLITLMSSENRAATSLANHYPGGYPAFIKAMNAKARSLGMSHTRYVEPTGLSTQNVSTARDLGKLLLASRKYPLLSQLSTTREKTVAFSKPNYTLGFRNTDHLVNKSNWDIKLTKTGFTNEAGHCLVLLTRMDNRPVAMVILDAFGKYTHFADASRMRQWLETGAAKPAPAVAMQYKADRHTRARVAVE from the coding sequence GTGAAAACTTCCCTGTCCATCCTCAGCCTGCTGCTGTTGTTCACAGGAACTGCGACCTTACCGTCGACCGCTGCTGCACAACCCCCCGCTCAGGTTCAGCGTGACCCGAGCAGCTTGCACCTGGCCTCCGGTAGCGCCTTGCTGATCGACCTCAACACCGGCAAGGAACTGTACTCAAGCCATGCCGAGCGGGTCAGGCCTATCGCCTCGGTGACCAAGCTGATGACCGCCATGGTGGTGCTCGATGCCAAGCTGCCGATGGACGAAATGCTCAGCATGACCATCGCCAACAACCCGGACATGAAAGGCATCTATTCGCGTGTGCGCCTGGGCAGTGAACTGAGCCGCCGCGAGACCTTGCTGATTACCCTGATGTCGTCGGAGAACCGCGCCGCCACCAGCCTGGCCAACCACTATCCGGGTGGCTATCCGGCCTTCATCAAGGCCATGAACGCCAAGGCGCGTAGCCTGGGCATGAGCCACACGCGCTATGTCGAGCCGACCGGGCTGTCGACACAGAACGTGTCGACTGCGCGTGATCTGGGCAAGCTGCTGCTGGCCTCGCGCAAATACCCCTTGCTCAGCCAACTGTCGACCACCCGTGAAAAAACCGTGGCCTTCAGCAAACCCAACTACACCCTGGGCTTTCGCAACACCGACCACCTGGTGAACAAGAGCAACTGGGACATCAAGCTGACCAAAACCGGTTTCACCAACGAAGCCGGTCACTGCCTGGTGTTGCTGACGCGCATGGACAACCGCCCGGTGGCGATGGTCATTCTCGATGCGTTCGGCAAGTACACCCACTTCGCCGACGCCAGCCGGATGCGCCAGTGGCTGGAAACCGGCGCGGCCAAACCGGCACCCGCGGTGGCCATGCAGTACAAGGCTGATCGCCATACCCGCGCGCGGGTCGCCGTGGAATGA